aaaaaaaaagaaatatttggctcgtttatttttttgtcttaaaaatATTTGGTATAGTTTAAATTAGTCTATTGGATCTGAACCTGTTATTAATGTGCCccctgtatatttttttatgaagtacaaaaataaaaaataaataaataaaaaagataaaaatctataataaaaatgtaaaggaCGGTTTTATcggagtaaaaaaataaaataaaaactatccAGTTATAAATGTACACAAggattgcaataataataataataataataataatgtgatgcGCAGAACACTTGAATCGTGCCTTTAGAGCGTCTGCAGCAGACAGCTATAAAACAGTGTGCCGCAATGCGTTTTTAGGCCGAAGGTTTCAGAGACTGCGCTTTGTTTAGAACTCACGTAAATCACCTTGTTTTTGGTTTGTGATTCttagccacattttttttttttttttttttatacctaaGGAGTAAATGTTAACAGAGCCCAGCAGAGCAAAAAATATCGCTGTTACCAACCGAGAGCCAATTAAGGTTGACTATATTGTAATAGTTCAAATCTCTTTATTTAGTATATGTGTGAAttggaaaacaaaagcaaacatcATGCTCTTCCACCACCTTTTGTCGTCAATGGTTTAGTTGTTGACTTAATTCCAATGATCTATTTGAAATAAAGTGATCTGAATGTGCATGTGTAACGTCActagttgttgttttggttttctGTCTAAATGTGTTATTGGCAGAAGAGAAAATGGCGGCGTGGAGATGGAAATAGAAGCATCAGCATCGGCCTCCGTGAAGAAAGCCAATGAAttccttgttgtttttatgaaaatttACAACTTTGTGATACAAGTTTATGAGTGGCCGTGCGCTGGGATTGGCCAGCGGGCTGGTCATGTGGACGCGCTTAACGTGAACATGAACTTTTTATGATTTCCCAAGCGGCTATAACGCAGCTGCTGCATGCAGTCGCTTctctgatgctgatgctgaagctgctgctgctgcgacGCGCACCGACAAAACGGACCAGGCGCAGAACCAGCAGCAGGCGCTAATTAAACGGACTGGTTGATAAGAATACTATAGCTGCTGTTTTGGGCTGTGACACGGAGAGCGTGCTGATGACAGGCGAACCCCTCCCCCTCCGTGGCTCCCCTCTCCGTCTCTCCTCTCACTGCTGTCCACACTTCCGGCGGAGAACCAACATCAGACAACAACTTCCATGTGCTGTAATGACGCCAGGAAGAATAACAAGGACAAGGTGCCGAAGTGAAACCCAGATTATTATCATTCTACAATCCAAATGTGATAgagatgaagaaaaagaagatgGTGAAGACAAGAGAGAGAGTGACGCGGAGAGTTTACGGCTCTCCGTGCTGCGCTCCGTCGCTCACTGCGTCTTCTCTCTCTCGCCTCCATTCGCTGTCATCCATTTATTCCTGGCCATGCACTCACACAGACTGCTACAGGTTCCCGAATGAGCTTCAGATGTTTTTCTGATAATAATGACGGATTATCAGCGAATGGGTAAGAGActctcctttctctctctgtgtgtgtgtgtgtgtgtgtgtgtgtttccttcgCTGAAATAGACGCATAGAAACAAGCTCGAGTGTTCAAAGTGCTTCGGGCTGTTCCGGTTCTCCTTGGTGGTGTTAGGTTAGAAATGAGGTGTTACAGATTAAAGCGTTTCCTTGTTGCATTTGGCCTGATGATGGATGTCATATGAAGTGGTTCAGACTGGGATTAAGTGCAGTGGCTGTGGAACATCCGGAAGGTCAGTGTCGGTCTTTCCCTTTTTCAGCTCAGAGTCCGATCAGAGGCAGGACGATGGATCACCCTGTGCTATATTTACATTATGAATTTAATGATCTGATGTATGTTAATGATGGCAGTCACAGAAACACCTTCCTTCTTACTAAATCTCATTTTAACTTTCCGTTTTCTTTGTCTTGTATCGCTCAGTGCTGATAATTCTGCTTTTCTGGTTCTGTTTTCTATTTTCTCATTGATATTTCccccatttattaaaaaaaaaaaaaaaaaacgacaaacaAGCTTCTAAAATATTGTTTCCTTCTTATAGAATATCTAATGATCATCGATATCATGGAGGGCAATGATGCTTTGTTGCTTTCCAAATTTTACATTCAagaaactattattattattataacaaaacATGATAAAACCTCTACTTTTTCCATATTAACAGTTTATTTTGAACGTGTAAAGTTTGATGTTGTTGGGACATTTTACGGATATTTAGTACAAAGTATGTGCAGtgatgagtttaaaaaaaaaaaaatatcgtaAATATTTGAAGCATTCTTTGCTTAACTACATGTAAAAAGGCAATAAACTAATATCTTTAGTCAATGTAATATGAAAAGTGTGACAGCAGGTTTAGAAATATATATGATCGAACTTGAATATTTGTAAAACTTTACACTGAATAAATGTCTTGGTGATCTGGTTATCTATATATTTGGTTAGTTGTATAAGACTATACTTTTAAGAAATTCTAGAATAAAAtagtttgttttgggtttttttgctgataaaaacaaagtcatttaaaacatataggttgattattattactgtaattttaatttattcttacacaattatatatatatatatatatatattcaatggTGTGAGCGGGAGCGGAACGCAGGGTTTGTTGCTGTGAGCAACATCTTTAATCCTCCCATTATGACACTGTAGTGCCATCTAGCGTCAGGCAGACATAACTACCAGTGTATTTCTCCCTGAGTTTTGTATTCCTCACGTTTCTGATGTGATGATTGATGGTGTAGCACAAGAAGATCATTTCCTCTGACAGCTTTACAAATGTGATGAATGTGAATCTTACTTTGGTAAATGAAGCGTTGAAAACATTCTTGCTCTGTTTTTCTTGCATCTATGATGTCAGATATTGTGCCAACATAGTTGTACACGAGGGATTTTGGTAAAATGATCCCCTTATTtacttaaatatgtatttagtaCATGTAGTGGTAGACTGGGTCCGTTGGGTTCATGCCATGTTTGGACTACAACACCATATTATCATTCAAAGTTATAACCTCACTGCATCTCATTTatacaaacatgtgattgtgtctgatccgagggtcacgtgttcaacattcatgtgaccattagaataaagaccaactCAAGCcataacacaggaaacaacacaaGCCtggtgggtttttggagtcattttgtgtatttttgttgttttttgatgcTTTGAAAGCTCCATCATTTATGGTTCTAATTTTTGTCTAATGTGATCAACTCAAgccgtgtgcgcgcgtgtgtgtgtgtgtgtgtacacagggCCTTTACTTATCACAGAGATGATGTATTTGAgagtaatattataataatcagTGAATTTGTTTCCAATACATAAACAACTTTCATTAGTTATTTTGGTCATTTCTTCCGGTTTTGAATTTTGGGGgtcattttgggcattttttcttgttattgtgtgtatttctgtagttttgtaaGAGTTGTTTAGATAaatagtatatttttttatttattttgtgcgtttactctGGGGGTCGCACAAAATAtgactgagggccgcatgtggcccacgGTTGCTTGAGGTCTGATAGTGAATtggtactttttacttttagtttttgtttagtaagcacacacacacacacacacacacacacacacacacacacacacacacacacacacacacacacacacacacacacacacacacacacacacacacacacacacacacacactaataataacccattggttaatctATAGTCGGTTTTGAACCTATTTGTGACTAAACACGCGCAGCcgtcggtaaaaaaaaaatcaactgagCATGCACGCGCTCACAGGAAAGCGACGAACGTGACCAATCAGTAAACGATTAGTTTATTAACAACATGCTAAAAAGCAGCAGTCAGGCCGTTTGTTGGAGTTTGACTTTAGCTCATGCGGAACGCTTTGGGGGCCAGGACCACAGGTTATGAAACATGTCGGAAAAATTGACGCTGGAGCAAAAATAACGTCCCAAGGTTCCAATGAAGGGCTTTTCACCTCAATAACAGTAGGTGTTGCTAAAGTAATTCTACTGAAATGAAAGAATCCAATGTACACATTTCACACTAACAGCAGCAGAGTTCAGCAGCGTGTTTCGTGTGTatgcagcacacaaacacacacacatttgttcaTCTGGTGGCCTGTTTTTCACTTCATCCCCCATCCGTCGGACTTTACAAGCGGCCATAAAGAGCCATAAAGCCATAAAGTTCCCGATATCTCCtctccttcacacacacacacacacacacacacacacacacacacacacacacacacacacacacacacacacacacacacacacacacacacacacacacacacacacacacacacacacacacacacacacacacacacaggaagaagCGCGGGAGGCGAGAAAGAGCCATAAAGCCATAAAGCAGCACTTCAGCCCCCTCAGCTTTAATTGTCAATAATCccactttttcaaattcctgcAGATTCTGCTTGTACTCAGCGGTTACACACCGCAGTGCACGTCCGCTTTAGTGACCCTGAGTTATTGCACTAAAATACCCTGCAGAGGACTAGAGGTGAATATCCCtcattaaaatcaaaatataaccAAATACAATAACACATTATAGATAATAattgtacaataaaaaaaactttgttcaAATTATTTTGCTATGTAATAAGATTATCTTTTAAAAAGACAGTCATGCAAAAAACCCGTAATTATTCATTTGGAAGCACAacgacaataacaaaaacaacaacaaatgattatatcattataattatattattattattaattattataattatattattattattattattaataataataataataataataaaatattctaaataagttatttaatttacataattaaatagaataataaatcAAGCTGTCAGTTGTGTTCGTAACTCAGTCAAAATGTTCATAAATTAaaacgcacacaaacaacataAGTTCACTACTTTCagttatttaaatttattaGGAATCAATAAAGTGATGATGCGCTGCAAGCATTTCACTGCGCGTACATTGAACATATCTTTCCATTCATTGGGTTGTCGaactttttgttttataatcTTTCTaagatggtatttttttttagcgttGAAACTATATAAACTGGGGCAGTGTGGACGTATTAAATGGCttatacatttcaaagtaaTAGACATAATTCACTTGTCTAAAAATGTTGCATTtctgtattgttttattgttactGCTGCTATACTCGCGCTCTTATACGAGCACAATAATCTACTAAATTCTGCAGCCATGTTTGGTGTGGGACACTAAGCGTTacctttctgtgtgtgtgtgtgtgtgtgtgtgtccaggctGTAGGCCATGCCTGTCCTGCCTGACTATTAGTGCTCATTAATGATTAAACCTTGGCCAGCTAAACACAATGAGTCTGTTTCCCGTTCCCACAACGCGCAGAGGAAACAGGCCGTATACGTCCTGCctcagagacagaatgtgaGAGAGGGGGAAAGAAAAGAGGTCAAAATTAAAGTTAAAAGTAGATTCTTTACCATTCTCTGATCCTGCAGAGAGTGAGAGTCCACCATTAAACGGATCTTCTTTTACTGGCGTGAGTCACACGAGCAAAAGGAAGCTGCGCATGGATGAAAAAGTATTGTATTGGGTGGGAGGGCATAAAGTAGGAGTAAAAATAGAGTATCTGTGACTATTTGTCAGGCGGACTGTCCGCAGTTCATCCAACCAGACAAGCCACAGCCTGTGGGGCTAAAGTAGCAGGAACAACAGAGGAATAGACATATTTATAACTGCAGCGGTTATTTTACGACCTCAGCGACACATATAAGACTATATAATATGTTATAGGTGCGAATAAAAGGCAGACTGGGCATCTTTTCCAGATTGTAAATACACACGATAATGCTACTGAATTGTGCTTAAACACAATTTtatgttgttgcttttttttgttatatagtTTATAAGCCTATCaatgtattacatttattaacGGTTTATTATTTTCGTTCTTCTGACAGTTTTTCCCACTGAATGTAAAACCACAacctttttactttaatcagTGTCGTTAAAGGCAATCACGATTTTTATggaaatgaattaaaatgactaaaaagtgGCCTTAAAAAGACAACTGTGAGTCTATAATAAAGACTGACATTAACGGGAATATTACAAACATTACGGCTGTCATCACCAGTTTATGTTATGGTAAAGAAAAGTGATGATTGTATGTTTGTTATCACTGCTTGAGCAGTCCATCAAACTGAAAGTTTCTATTAAAGATATGAGATATAggttttgcacaaaacaaatgttgctgtttttaaTATGTACTCTTTTTCAGTGTACATATGTCACATGCACTCAACTTGTTTCCCATGCCAATgaagctgttttgaattgaaatttaaaatggatttaaaTGAAGCAGACTGAGAGGAGCAGGAACCAGGGTGAGGAGCAGCCGCGGGTGGCAGGGCGCTGTATTTCCACACCCGCTCctccccttcctcctcctcttcctgtaGGCGCCACTACAGGCAGAGGGATAAAGAGGTGAACGAATGAGTGCCACTGAGCCTCTCCATTGGTCAGTCAGAGGTCAGGTGGTCCGTGTGTGTCTCCCCTCTCTTACCCATTTACTCTGCTGCTGTGTCCCACACTGGCACCcctacacccccccccccccccccacccccaccctgtGTGTACACCCCCTCCCACATCGCGATAAACTAAGcgatagcagcagcagcagcagcccgTCGGACTGTCGGCTATAAAGCACAACAAATCATAAAGTGCGGGCAGGGGAAGCAGTGAGCCCCCGTCCACTCCTCCTCCTATGTGTGCTCGCTTTATTTATTCCTTCTTTGCTCCTCTTTTCCGTTTCCTCTCGATGACTTCTTATTTTGTCAACTCTTCATTCCCGGTGACGATCCCGGGAACGGGCGGAGGCGGAGGCGCGCAGGCAGTGACAGCGGCCACCGACTCCTTCCTCGGACCGATCCCGCTGTACACGTCCGGGTATGCCGCCGAGCACGCGCTCAGGCACTACCCGGGGGCCGCCGTGGCTTACGGTGCGAGCACGAGCGTCGCTGCCGCGCACCAGGACAAACCGTACTGTGCGTCCCCGTACTACCAGCAGGCGACGGGCAGCGCGTACGGCGGGCACCGGGTGTCTGCTGCCGGTGTCACCCCAGCCGTGTCCTGCGACTACGCCACAGCAGCCGCCAGTGGCTTCTACCGGAGCAAAGAGACGCCATGTAGCGTGGAGGAGCAGCACTTTGC
The Gouania willdenowi chromosome 8, fGouWil2.1, whole genome shotgun sequence genome window above contains:
- the LOC114468010 gene encoding homeobox protein Hox-B6a-like, encoding MCARFIYSFFAPLFRFLSMTSYFVNSSFPVTIPGTGGGGGAQAVTAATDSFLGPIPLYTSGYAAEHALRHYPGAAVAYGASTSVAAAHQDKPYCASPYYQQATGSAYGGHRVSAAGVTPAVSCDYATAAASGFYRSKETPCSVEEQHFALSQDALHRKAELYGDPMEDKHTPSTPIYPWMQRMNSSNGTFGSPGRRGRQTYTRYQTLELEKEFHFNRYLTRRRRIEIAHALCLTERQIKIWFQNRRMKWKKENRIITSTSSLSTSMAKVAEDEEVVEEEEEKQTNEKVNG